In Hyalangium minutum, the genomic stretch CCGGACGCTGGGCCGGCTCGCCTTTGCGCTTGCGACGCTCGAGCGCTTCACCGAGGCGCTCCCCCTCGCGCAGCGAGCCCTGGCCATCCAGGAGCGGTTGCTGGGCCCGGAGCACCCGGACTGCGCCATCTCTCTGCAATCGATCGCATTCGTCCTGGCCATGGCGGGCAGGAGCCCCGAGGCGGTACCCCTCATGGAGCGCGCCTTGGCCATCGAGGAACGCGCGTTTGGCGCGGACCACCCGTCCATCGTGAAGTCGCTGATCAGCTTGTCGAATGTGCAGACGGAGGCGGCGGATGCCATCCCTCCGCTCGAACGAGCCCTGGCGATCCAGCAGCGCGCGCCGCATGCGCAGGAGTCCGACACGCTCCTCATCTTGAAGAACCTGGCCATCAACCACTCGCTGCTCGGGCATGCCCGAGAGCAACTGGAATACGCGCAGCGGGCACTGGAGCGCGAGGAGAAGATGCTGGGGCCGGATGCTCCCGACCTGGCACCGACCCTCCACATGGTGGGGAACGCGCATGAGCGGCTGGGCGCACCCGCTCGGGCACTGCCCCTGTTGGAGCGGGCGCTGTCCATCGCGGAGTCGCGTCCGCTCACGGAGTCGCACACCATCGGGCGCGACGAGCGGGCACAGATCCGCATGCACCTGGCGGACACGCTCTGGGCCTTGGGGCGCGAGCGTGCGCGGGCGAGGGCCTTGGTGACGGAGGCGCTGGAGTTGGCGCGCGGCGCTGGCGGCTCGATGGACGCGCAGGCGGCCGAGCTGGAGAAGTGGCTGGCCACGCATCCGCTGCCGAAGTGAGGGTGTTATCCTGGGGCTTGGAGAACGCGGGGCTGATGACGGAGGGAGATGCGGTGGAGGAAGGGCTGGCGCGGCTCTTTGAGGTGGGGCGGGAAGCGTGGCCGTCCTTGCCGCTGCCGTTCGAGGTGTTCGTGCGGCACGTCATGTGCCACCTCCCCAAACGGAACCCCCCCGAGCGCCTGCTCCCGGCGCTGCATGGAGCGGATCTGTACCTGGCCTGTGCATGCAAGGAGGGAGTCCCGGGCGCTGCGTCCGCTTTCCAAGCGAGCCATGGGGCCACGGTGGAGGCGGCGCTGCGCGGCCGGAACGTGCCACCGGACGAGCGCGGGGAGCTGACGCAGGCCTTTTGGGAGAAGCTCCTCGTGGGGCAGCAGGGCGTACCGGCGAAGATCGGGGACTACTCGGGGCGCGGGCCGCTGGGAGGCTGGGTGAGGGTGGCGGCGGTTCGCGCGGCGCTCAATTACCACGAGCAGAAGAAGAGCGACCCGCTGGGGGCGAGAGCGCCCATGGACGCGCAGCGCGAGCCCACCACGCAGGATCCCGAGCTCGACTTCCTCAAGGCGCACTACCGGGACGAGGTCCAGCAGGCGCTGAAGGATGCGCTGGCGGGGCTCGAGGCCGACGAGCGAAACGTGTTGCGGCTGCACTTCCTGGATGGGTTGAGCACCGAGCGGATCGCCACGGTGTACGGGGTGCACCGGGCGACGGTGGCGCGCTGGGTCACGCGAGGCCGAGAGGCGCTGCTGACCGGGACGCACCAACTGCTCATGGAGCGCATGCGCATCGGGCGGGGCGAGGCCGAGAGCATCATCGGCATCGTGAGGAGCCAGCTGGGCCTGGCCCTGGGCAGCATCTTCCGGGCCGCGGATCAGCGTCCCGAACCCGAGCGCTCCAAGAGGCGTTGAATGGCCGAGGCCTGCTTCGCCTCGTTGCCCGTGAAGCGCAGGCCCAGGCCTCGCTCTTCGCCCTTCTTGCCCTGCCAGATCACCCGCGCCTCGATCCACGTCCCGCCGATGCCGAACAGGCCATCGGCCACCTTCAGCCACACGGGCTCGCCCTCTTTGATTTTGCTGAGGTTGTTGCCCACGATGAACGCACCCGTCTGGGACAAGTCCCTCAGCTCCGCGGGGAGCTGCCGGTCTCCGAGCTTGAGCTGGCAGTTCTTGCGGATGGGGATTCGCTCGCGCGAGGCGGTGCCCATGGACAGCGGACGCTGCGCGCAGAACGCGAACACCTCCGCGGCCCGTCGCTTGTGGTCTCCGACGAAGCCCACCAGGAATCCGCCCTTGCCGTCGCGGCCCATCTTCCGCGTGGTCTCCAACGCCACCCCTTCCAGCTCGAAGCGCTCGGAGGTATCTCCGAAGGTGACGAAGAGCTTCACACGAGCGTCTTGGAACACCATGTGGGGGCTGGGAACGAAGAGCGTCAGCGATCCACGCTCGGTCTTCGCCGCGGTCAACAAGGCGCGGCGGGAGGCGTACCGGACCTCGACTGACGTGGCGGCTTCCTCGGGCATGGTCCGATTATCGGTGTGGCCCGCGCCCTGTTCAACGTGAAGGCGAGGCCCCACCGTCCTCAGCGGTCCGCGATGTCGGCGATTTGCAGGTACGGGGACGCTTCGACGATGGCTTCGGCGGTCCAGCCCCAGTTGACGCCTTGGCCTTTCTCGTTGCAGTCACCGTCGGTGTGAACGCCCAGCAGGTGGCCTTGGCGGTTGAGCACGCCGGCGCCGGAGCTCCCCACCAGGGTATCCAGGTCCGCGTAATAGACGAGCTGGTTGCACGAGGCCAGGAACGTGCCCTCGGCGATGACCTTGGGGTGGCCCCGGGGATGCTGGATGATGGCCAGCGGCTCGGTGGCTTGGGTCGTCAGTGAGACGGGAGTGACCGCTGGGAGCGTGTCGAGCTGGATGAGCGCATAGTCAGGCTCGAGCGCTTGCTCGA encodes the following:
- a CDS encoding PilZ domain-containing protein, whose amino-acid sequence is MPEEAATSVEVRYASRRALLTAAKTERGSLTLFVPSPHMVFQDARVKLFVTFGDTSERFELEGVALETTRKMGRDGKGGFLVGFVGDHKRRAAEVFAFCAQRPLSMGTASRERIPIRKNCQLKLGDRQLPAELRDLSQTGAFIVGNNLSKIKEGEPVWLKVADGLFGIGGTWIEARVIWQGKKGEERGLGLRFTGNEAKQASAIQRLLERSGSGR
- a CDS encoding sigma-70 family RNA polymerase sigma factor yields the protein MTEGDAVEEGLARLFEVGREAWPSLPLPFEVFVRHVMCHLPKRNPPERLLPALHGADLYLACACKEGVPGAASAFQASHGATVEAALRGRNVPPDERGELTQAFWEKLLVGQQGVPAKIGDYSGRGPLGGWVRVAAVRAALNYHEQKKSDPLGARAPMDAQREPTTQDPELDFLKAHYRDEVQQALKDALAGLEADERNVLRLHFLDGLSTERIATVYGVHRATVARWVTRGREALLTGTHQLLMERMRIGRGEAESIIGIVRSQLGLALGSIFRAADQRPEPERSKRR